A stretch of Sulfurimonas autotrophica DSM 16294 DNA encodes these proteins:
- the rpmB gene encoding 50S ribosomal protein L28 has product MARRCAISGKGPMSGNNVSHAKNRTKRRFLLNLRTVRITLEDGTTKKIKISARELRTLKKNS; this is encoded by the coding sequence ATGGCAAGAAGATGTGCTATTAGCGGCAAAGGCCCTATGAGTGGGAACAACGTTTCTCATGCAAAAAACAGAACAAAGCGTCGTTTTTTATTAAACCTAAGAACAGTGCGTATCACATTAGAAGATGGTACAACGAAAAAGATTAAGATTTCTGCAAGAGAATTACGCACACTTAAGAAAAATTCGTAA
- a CDS encoding HDOD domain-containing protein: MITIKQIDSFIEKIPPSPKVLRETLSLLNQGDLIKAAKVGKEDPALNAYLKELVNKPIYGFRNEVNEISQIFGILGVSKSQQATYNYMISLLSPSKWKLFKLNKSSFYDLQAQLSANWQKITTHLGINDKDIQSAAALLPGSIIVSEALFSEKLEDVKLLRSIDEIDLNTILQRLCNMDLFDICQRIAQKWEMPQNVADIIQASSGVKPSNDETINTLGKWMHLLLFYTLSKPVFIEAQLNDFIDFQIDYVADIYDDFSKVMKIS, encoded by the coding sequence TTGATCACAATAAAGCAAATAGACTCATTTATAGAAAAGATACCGCCCTCACCAAAAGTCTTAAGAGAGACACTCTCTTTACTTAACCAAGGTGATTTAATAAAAGCAGCAAAAGTAGGCAAAGAAGATCCTGCACTCAATGCCTACCTCAAAGAACTTGTTAATAAACCTATTTACGGATTTAGAAATGAGGTCAATGAAATTTCGCAAATATTTGGAATACTGGGTGTCTCAAAGTCACAGCAGGCAACTTATAACTATATGATTTCACTTCTCTCACCCTCAAAGTGGAAACTCTTTAAACTCAACAAATCCTCTTTTTATGACCTGCAGGCACAGCTCTCGGCAAATTGGCAAAAAATTACAACGCACCTTGGTATCAATGACAAAGATATACAAAGTGCCGCCGCTTTACTGCCTGGCAGTATCATAGTGTCAGAAGCACTTTTTAGTGAAAAATTAGAAGATGTAAAGCTTTTAAGAAGTATAGATGAAATTGATTTAAACACAATTTTACAAAGATTATGCAATATGGACCTTTTTGATATATGTCAAAGAATTGCCCAAAAGTGGGAGATGCCCCAAAATGTTGCAGATATAATTCAAGCTTCTTCCGGCGTAAAACCTTCTAATGATGAGACGATAAACACACTGGGAAAATGGATGCATCTCCTCCTGTTTTATACCCTGTCAAAACCTGTTTTCATAGAAGCTCAGCTCAATGACTTTATTGATTTTCAAATAGATTATGTTGCTGATATATATGATGATTTTTCAAAAGTGATGAAGATTTCATGA
- the secD gene encoding protein translocase subunit SecD — protein MKLNYRIVIFALAIVFGIVFSLPSLLQTQSGKKITLGLDLQGGLHMLLGVKTEEATKSRIKSMAASIKHFAERNDILINGLTFDNKSVTFEVLDSDEIKTFDEFLSKLEGVTVTHKGSVISVSLTPKEIEKTKKQAVSQAIETIRNRLDQFGLSEPIVARQGKDKILVELAGIKSQEDEQRARELISRAAKLELMAVDEDRNARVYNMSDADAASYGDIILEDVKSPKIKYLVHEIPILDGGMLTGANVGFDQNNRPVINFKLNAEGADIFGDFTGKNVGKRLAVVLDGKVYSAPNINERIGGGSGQISGNYTVLEAKDLAIALRSGALLAPIYLMEKRSVGPSLGADSIKASMIALIGGFVLVIVFMMVYYRMAGVIANIALIANLLLLLAVMSLFGATLTLPGMAGIVLTVGMAVDANVIITERIRELIYEGKSMHKAIEEGYSNAMRAILDANITTLIASVVLYVYGTGAIKGFAVTMSIGILASMLTAILGTHGIYQMLESKMGKSKNYRFWFGIKG, from the coding sequence ATGAAGCTTAATTATCGCATAGTTATCTTTGCATTGGCAATAGTTTTCGGTATAGTTTTCTCTTTACCGTCACTGTTGCAGACGCAAAGCGGAAAAAAAATAACACTTGGTCTTGACCTGCAAGGCGGTCTACATATGCTTCTTGGTGTAAAAACAGAAGAAGCGACAAAATCTCGTATCAAATCAATGGCGGCAAGTATCAAGCACTTTGCCGAGCGTAATGACATTCTCATAAATGGACTTACCTTTGATAATAAGAGTGTCACATTTGAAGTTTTAGATAGTGATGAAATTAAAACATTTGATGAATTTTTATCAAAACTTGAAGGTGTTACTGTTACACATAAAGGTTCGGTAATTAGTGTAAGTTTGACACCAAAAGAGATTGAAAAAACAAAAAAGCAGGCAGTTTCTCAGGCAATAGAAACAATCAGAAACCGACTTGACCAATTTGGACTCTCTGAGCCAATTGTTGCACGTCAGGGAAAAGACAAAATCCTTGTAGAACTTGCAGGCATTAAATCTCAAGAAGATGAACAGCGTGCAAGGGAATTAATCTCACGTGCGGCCAAACTTGAACTAATGGCTGTTGATGAAGACAGAAATGCACGCGTGTACAATATGAGCGATGCAGATGCAGCTTCATACGGAGATATAATTTTAGAAGATGTAAAATCACCGAAAATTAAGTATCTTGTGCATGAGATTCCTATTTTAGACGGAGGTATGCTTACAGGTGCGAATGTTGGTTTTGATCAGAATAACCGTCCTGTAATTAACTTTAAACTTAATGCCGAAGGCGCTGATATATTCGGTGATTTTACCGGTAAAAATGTAGGTAAACGCCTTGCTGTTGTGCTTGACGGCAAAGTTTACTCCGCACCGAATATCAATGAACGCATTGGTGGAGGAAGCGGACAGATTTCCGGAAACTATACAGTTTTAGAAGCAAAAGATTTGGCTATTGCTCTTCGTTCAGGTGCACTGCTGGCTCCAATATATTTGATGGAAAAACGCTCAGTCGGACCTAGCTTGGGTGCAGACAGCATTAAAGCATCTATGATAGCGCTTATAGGCGGATTTGTGCTTGTTATTGTATTTATGATGGTTTATTACCGTATGGCAGGTGTAATTGCAAATATTGCACTGATTGCAAACTTGCTGCTTCTTTTGGCCGTAATGAGTCTTTTTGGTGCAACATTGACACTGCCGGGTATGGCAGGTATCGTTCTTACGGTCGGTATGGCAGTTGATGCCAATGTAATTATTACAGAGAGAATACGTGAACTTATTTATGAAGGCAAATCTATGCATAAAGCCATAGAAGAGGGCTACTCAAATGCAATGCGTGCAATTCTTGATGCAAACATTACAACCTTGATTGCTTCGGTTGTTTTATATGTATACGGAACCGGAGCCATTAAAGGTTTTGCAGTAACGATGAGTATCGGTATTTTAGCTTCAATGCTCACAGCAATTCTCGGAACACATGGAATTTACCAGATGCTAGAATCTAAAATGGGTAAAAGTAAAAACTACCGTTTCTGGTTTGGGATTAAAGGATAA
- a CDS encoding potassium channel family protein: MNLLPRIRKFLNWESPPKPDPKLLPEVYPHLKAFRLPLILTVLVMLIGTSGYVLIDNFTIMDAIYQTAVTFTTVGFGEIAPISNAGRIFTINLIIAGFAVFSSAIGILVNELNKGHIVAIIKERRMLYKIARLKKHFVVCYHNDYTIEVTKQLRKNHIPFIVIDPRPEIHEWAVEYKYPHYLQAQPHAELSMLKAHLSSAKGLITLSDSIADNIALIASVRLFEKEHFLPRPYYIISSAETMSDVEKLKKLGADTVVSPTKLTAQRVSAMAARPDMENLLEEFLYKSDNPLDMQEITVPRYSWAVLKKLKETHIREIANTSVVGITRKDGKLIGMPKGDTLVTSESKLLVIGTQEGIKITKDLISKRVKPKELKFV, translated from the coding sequence TTGAATCTTTTACCAAGGATTCGCAAGTTCCTCAATTGGGAGAGTCCTCCCAAACCTGACCCTAAACTTCTTCCTGAAGTTTACCCCCATCTAAAAGCTTTTCGCTTACCTCTAATTTTAACTGTACTCGTAATGTTAATCGGAACATCCGGATATGTTCTTATAGATAATTTTACAATCATGGATGCAATCTATCAGACAGCTGTAACTTTTACAACCGTCGGTTTTGGTGAAATTGCTCCTATTTCCAACGCAGGTAGAATTTTTACTATTAACTTGATTATTGCAGGTTTTGCGGTATTTTCAAGTGCAATCGGTATTTTGGTAAATGAACTAAATAAGGGTCATATTGTTGCCATAATAAAGGAGAGAAGAATGCTGTATAAAATAGCAAGACTCAAAAAGCACTTTGTTGTATGTTACCACAATGATTATACAATAGAAGTAACAAAACAGTTACGAAAAAATCACATCCCTTTTATTGTGATTGACCCAAGACCTGAAATTCATGAATGGGCTGTAGAGTATAAATATCCGCATTATTTACAGGCACAGCCTCATGCTGAACTTTCAATGCTTAAAGCGCACCTCTCATCTGCAAAAGGTTTGATTACTTTGTCTGATTCTATTGCTGATAATATTGCTTTGATTGCTTCGGTACGACTTTTTGAAAAAGAACATTTTCTGCCTCGCCCTTATTATATTATATCTTCAGCTGAAACGATGAGTGATGTAGAAAAACTCAAAAAACTCGGAGCAGATACAGTAGTTTCACCTACAAAGCTTACAGCACAAAGAGTCTCAGCAATGGCAGCACGTCCTGATATGGAAAATCTGCTTGAAGAGTTTTTATATAAAAGCGATAATCCTTTGGATATGCAGGAAATTACTGTACCGCGTTACAGCTGGGCGGTACTAAAGAAACTTAAAGAGACACACATCCGTGAGATTGCAAACACATCAGTAGTAGGAATCACCAGAAAAGACGGCAAGCTTATAGGCATGCCAAAGGGTGATACTTTGGTAACGAGTGAATCTAAACTTTTGGTTATAGGTACACAAGAAGGAATTAAAATAACAAAAGATTTGATTTCTAAAAGAGTCAAACCTAAGGAGCTTAAATTTGTATAA
- the argJ gene encoding bifunctional glutamate N-acetyltransferase/amino-acid acetyltransferase ArgJ: MYNLTKIEGGVCAAEGFYADGISAGLKAKMAKDMAFVYSDTLCEIASTFTTNKMTAAPIRHFKAKGEFQTNFVLINSKNANAMTGKAGIIDIDEILATLPKEITNPVMSSTGVIGVRLPKEKIIAGAKLFDLKKRDGDAAAAAIMTTDTFSKQIAYRIELDDGSSFHIGAMAKGAGMINPAMATMLCFITTDAKVDKDEMQNILSENVKTTFNAASVDGDTSTNDTVMLLSNAKSGAYHKEAFSEALYEIMRFLAREMVRDGEGATKLVTYEVSGAKNNKEAEIVAKALTNSLLVKTALYGEDPNWGRIASTVGASGAMADEELLSISFEDVCVYDRGELHFDEAMEKQASEIMKLDAFTIYCDLGIADGKFTAFGCDLGYEYVKINADYRT, from the coding sequence TTGTATAATTTAACAAAAATAGAGGGTGGCGTTTGTGCTGCAGAAGGTTTTTATGCGGATGGCATAAGTGCAGGATTAAAAGCAAAAATGGCTAAAGATATGGCATTTGTTTACAGTGATACTTTGTGTGAAATAGCCTCTACATTTACAACAAATAAGATGACGGCAGCACCTATAAGGCACTTTAAGGCAAAAGGTGAATTTCAAACAAATTTTGTACTTATAAATTCCAAAAATGCCAATGCTATGACAGGCAAAGCCGGCATAATAGACATCGACGAAATTTTAGCTACTTTGCCTAAGGAAATCACCAATCCTGTCATGAGTTCAACAGGTGTTATCGGTGTCAGACTTCCAAAAGAGAAAATTATAGCCGGTGCCAAACTTTTTGATTTGAAAAAACGAGACGGTGATGCTGCAGCTGCAGCTATTATGACAACAGATACCTTTTCAAAACAGATTGCTTATAGAATAGAACTGGATGACGGAAGCAGTTTTCACATAGGCGCGATGGCAAAGGGAGCGGGTATGATTAACCCGGCTATGGCTACGATGCTGTGCTTTATAACAACAGATGCAAAAGTCGATAAAGATGAGATGCAAAATATTTTAAGTGAAAATGTAAAAACGACTTTTAATGCAGCAAGTGTAGATGGCGATACTTCAACAAATGACACGGTAATGCTTCTGAGTAATGCAAAAAGCGGAGCATATCATAAAGAAGCATTCAGTGAAGCTCTTTATGAAATAATGCGCTTTCTTGCACGCGAAATGGTAAGAGACGGTGAGGGCGCTACAAAACTTGTAACCTACGAAGTGAGCGGTGCAAAAAACAATAAAGAAGCAGAAATTGTGGCAAAAGCCCTTACAAATTCTTTGCTTGTAAAAACAGCCTTATATGGTGAAGACCCAAACTGGGGAAGAATCGCTTCAACAGTTGGTGCAAGCGGTGCTATGGCTGATGAAGAACTTTTAAGCATCTCTTTTGAAGATGTATGTGTTTATGATAGAGGTGAGCTTCATTTTGATGAAGCTATGGAAAAACAAGCGAGTGAAATTATGAAACTTGATGCTTTTACTATTTATTGTGATTTAGGCATAGCCGATGGAAAATTCACAGCCTTTGGCTGTGATTTGGGTTATGAGTATGTAAAAATAAATGCGGATTACAGAACATAA
- a CDS encoding ATP-binding protein, which produces MLDALKDRQRRLLANVEKVTYRRKEFSFINSNERLIALIGSRGVGKTTLLLQYLQQFSLDEALYFSADDITIANFGIVSIVEEFYALGGRVVVIDEVHMFKEWAAHIKNLYDFMPDLTIRVSGSSMLNILMQSYDLSRRMVVKELKKLTFQEYLEIKNNITLQSYLFDEVLANASDISFELTQKYPTLFKQFKEYLQTGCYPYFSESADIESYQSKLLNSLEKIIYEDIPSTNKMKFENLALFKQLMYKIVESKLPYQVKIDTLARELKISEPTLYTYLEILDKTGIFKPIHKFFAKQTKKPAKLFFKNTNILYTLSSYLHIPSEIGTVRETYFVNCFDEIYYSDVGDFKVGDMIFEVGGKNKSFSQIKDMENGFLASDIDFTSNNKKIPLWLFSFIR; this is translated from the coding sequence ATGTTAGATGCACTTAAAGATAGACAACGAAGACTTCTTGCAAATGTTGAAAAAGTAACTTATAGGCGCAAAGAGTTTAGCTTTATAAACAGTAATGAGAGACTTATAGCACTTATTGGTTCTCGTGGGGTGGGAAAAACAACACTTCTGTTGCAATATTTACAACAATTTAGTCTTGATGAAGCGCTCTATTTTAGTGCAGATGATATCACTATTGCTAACTTTGGAATAGTATCCATTGTAGAAGAGTTTTATGCGCTTGGTGGCAGGGTGGTTGTTATTGATGAAGTACATATGTTTAAAGAGTGGGCGGCTCACATAAAAAATCTATATGATTTTATGCCGGATCTGACAATACGCGTCAGTGGCTCATCAATGCTAAATATCCTGATGCAGAGTTATGATCTAAGCAGACGAATGGTTGTCAAAGAGCTTAAAAAACTTACATTTCAAGAGTATTTGGAGATTAAAAACAACATTACACTGCAATCCTATTTGTTTGATGAGGTACTTGCCAACGCCTCAGATATTTCATTTGAACTCACACAAAAATATCCGACACTCTTTAAGCAGTTTAAGGAGTATTTGCAGACGGGCTGTTATCCATATTTTAGTGAATCTGCAGATATTGAGAGTTATCAAAGTAAACTCTTGAATTCTTTAGAAAAAATCATCTATGAAGATATACCATCAACCAATAAGATGAAATTTGAAAACCTTGCTCTTTTTAAGCAGCTTATGTATAAAATAGTCGAATCAAAACTGCCTTATCAGGTAAAGATTGATACTTTGGCGCGTGAACTAAAAATCAGTGAGCCAACGCTTTACACCTACCTTGAGATACTTGATAAGACAGGGATATTTAAACCTATTCATAAATTTTTTGCAAAGCAGACCAAAAAACCTGCAAAGCTCTTTTTTAAAAATACAAATATACTCTATACTCTCAGCAGTTATCTGCATATTCCAAGTGAAATTGGCACGGTAAGAGAAACTTACTTTGTTAATTGTTTTGACGAGATATACTACAGTGATGTAGGAGATTTTAAAGTGGGTGATATGATATTTGAAGTTGGTGGAAAAAACAAAAGTTTTTCTCAAATAAAAGATATGGAAAATGGGTTTTTGGCATCAGATATTGATTTTACATCAAATAATAAAAAAATACCTCTTTGGCTTTTTTCCTTCATTAGATAA
- a CDS encoding apolipoprotein N-acyltransferase: MNRFTKIFLLGIVTAALFSAFIYFEYFGISNKLINTFFGLGAIALLLYIPKKAVLVAGFFIGLFWFYWIGYSFKYQGVGYMEPIITFSFGIIYLIFFAPLSFTDKPYIRAVLLFGLSFIEPLGWNWMKIELLFVNSYIGVYKYQLVAVLLALSLPALIKHKTYKFLPLLLLVFAFNYGYPKQYDAPLKIKLIQTNIPQEIKWTREALYPTIRMVYQEIQKAQNKGYDVVVFPESVFPLFMNKTPKLMQELKKASKKITIIAGALLSENNLNYNVTYMFYNGKYKVAKKLILVPFGEYIPLPKFAQKIINDTFFQGGSDFVTAKKPTDFEIKGIKFRNAICYEATCKELYTGDVKYMIAISNNAWFTPSIEPTLQKLLIEYYGRKNGVTIYHAANIRGTGIIK, from the coding sequence ATGAATAGATTCACAAAAATTTTTTTACTCGGAATTGTTACGGCTGCACTTTTTAGTGCTTTTATATATTTTGAATATTTTGGAATTTCAAATAAACTGATTAATACCTTTTTTGGTCTTGGCGCAATTGCTCTGTTATTATATATTCCTAAAAAAGCGGTACTTGTTGCGGGCTTTTTTATAGGCTTATTTTGGTTTTACTGGATCGGCTACAGTTTTAAGTATCAGGGTGTCGGCTATATGGAGCCAATCATTACGTTTAGTTTCGGTATTATTTATCTCATCTTTTTTGCACCGCTTAGCTTTACCGACAAACCTTACATAAGGGCAGTTCTGCTTTTTGGGCTGAGTTTCATTGAACCGCTCGGCTGGAACTGGATGAAAATCGAGCTTTTATTTGTCAACAGCTATATAGGTGTTTATAAGTACCAGCTTGTTGCAGTTTTACTTGCTTTGTCCCTGCCTGCACTGATAAAGCACAAAACATATAAGTTTCTGCCTCTGCTGCTTCTTGTATTTGCTTTTAATTACGGATACCCAAAACAATATGATGCACCCTTAAAAATAAAACTCATACAAACAAACATTCCCCAAGAAATAAAATGGACAAGAGAAGCTCTCTATCCTACAATCAGAATGGTTTATCAAGAGATTCAAAAAGCACAGAACAAGGGATATGATGTTGTCGTCTTTCCTGAATCCGTATTTCCTCTGTTTATGAATAAAACACCAAAACTGATGCAAGAACTCAAGAAAGCTTCTAAAAAAATCACCATCATTGCCGGTGCGCTTTTAAGTGAAAATAATTTAAACTACAATGTAACCTATATGTTTTACAACGGCAAATACAAAGTAGCAAAAAAACTCATACTTGTTCCCTTTGGCGAATACATTCCCCTGCCAAAATTTGCGCAAAAAATCATAAATGATACATTTTTCCAAGGCGGGAGTGATTTTGTTACCGCAAAAAAGCCGACAGACTTTGAAATAAAAGGTATAAAATTTAGAAATGCCATCTGTTATGAAGCTACATGCAAAGAGCTCTACACAGGAGATGTCAAATATATGATTGCCATCAGCAATAATGCCTGGTTTACACCTTCTATTGAACCGACACTGCAAAAGCTACTTATAGAGTACTACGGCAGAAAAAACGGCGTTACAATTTACCATGCTGCAAATATCAGAGGAACCGGCATAATCAAATAA
- the yajC gene encoding preprotein translocase subunit YajC: protein MEIISQLLPFVFLIAIMYYVIIRPQQKEAKAKKEMLESLKKSDKVITNGGFIVVVHKVEDNFLTVKLNDDTLVKITKDSIAKKYEDEA, encoded by the coding sequence ATGGAAATTATCTCCCAACTATTACCGTTTGTATTTTTAATTGCAATCATGTATTACGTAATTATTCGCCCGCAGCAAAAAGAGGCTAAGGCTAAAAAAGAGATGCTTGAATCTCTCAAAAAAAGTGACAAAGTAATTACTAACGGCGGTTTTATCGTTGTTGTTCATAAAGTTGAAGACAACTTTTTAACAGTAAAATTAAATGATGATACACTCGTAAAAATTACAAAAGATTCCATTGCAAAGAAGTACGAGGATGAAGCTTAA
- a CDS encoding gamma carbonic anhydrase family protein, translated as MLHVYKNTTPTIGQKSWIAPSADVIGDVTCGEECSIWFGCVVRGDVHYIKIGNRVNIQDLSMIHVTHYKKEDKSDGNPTIIEDDVTIGHRVMLHGCTIEKACLIGMSATILDGALIGKESIVGAGSLVTKNKVFPPRSLIMGTPAKVVRELSDDEIKELYASASRYVEFKNDYQ; from the coding sequence ATGTTACATGTATATAAAAATACCACCCCGACTATCGGGCAAAAAAGCTGGATAGCACCGTCTGCGGATGTTATCGGGGATGTTACCTGTGGAGAGGAGTGCTCTATCTGGTTTGGCTGTGTCGTTCGCGGCGATGTGCATTACATCAAAATCGGCAACAGAGTCAATATTCAAGACCTGAGTATGATACATGTAACGCATTATAAAAAAGAGGACAAAAGTGACGGAAATCCAACAATTATTGAGGATGATGTCACAATAGGACATCGTGTAATGCTACACGGGTGTACAATAGAAAAAGCCTGCCTTATCGGTATGAGTGCGACCATTCTTGACGGTGCCCTCATCGGTAAAGAGAGCATTGTCGGCGCAGGTTCACTGGTTACAAAAAATAAGGTATTTCCGCCGCGTTCACTCATTATGGGAACACCTGCCAAAGTTGTTAGAGAACTCAGTGATGATGAAATAAAAGAACTCTATGCCTCGGCATCACGTTATGTAGAATTTAAAAATGACTACCAATGA
- a CDS encoding RNA degradosome polyphosphate kinase, which translates to MLNLKNPNLYLNRELSWLQFNTRVLKQAQDESLPLLERLKFLAIYGTNLDEFYMIRVAGLKKLFAAGIIVSGADRLTPLQQLREIRNYLHQEQQVVEHCRSEIFKKLEPHGISVKTYDEVNNQDKHKLNQYFNENIYPVIIPIAVDATHPFPHLNNLSFGLIVKLRDMDNENIERFGIIRVPRVLNRFVELGNGTYVPIESVVQKHVEELFPGYELMKYAPFRVTRNADIAIEEEEADDFMEILEEGLKLRRKGEMVRLEVGSNADDEIINFFNRHAHIYKDDIYKYHTFLNLSSLWQIVSNKDFAHLLAPVFQPKNLPPFESNEDIFAILEKQDVLMYHPYESFEPVINLIQHAAKDPDVVSIKMTLYRSGTKSPIVKALMDASESGKQVTVMVELKARFDEENNLIWAKALEKSGAHVIYGIQGFKVHAKAALVTRRKNGKLKQYAHLGTGNYNPSTAKIYTDMSYMTSKDNVTNDLTRFFHFLTGFSKKGKLNELYMAPSQIKPKLLSLIHNETRQGENGQIIAKINSLVDEDVIRALYKASMAGVKIDLIVRGICCLKPGIKGVSENIRVISILGKYLEHARAFYFKNDASEIYISSADWMPRNLVRRIELLTAIKDEDAKKKIIQILKLQCSDNALSHELQSDGTYIKVKPKEGEKVINNHKLLEDYVNRIAKATRKETSTYVQQLVNRLFIES; encoded by the coding sequence ATGTTAAATCTTAAAAATCCAAATCTTTATTTAAACCGTGAACTTTCATGGTTACAGTTCAATACAAGAGTCCTCAAACAGGCTCAAGATGAATCTCTACCGTTATTAGAGCGTTTAAAATTTCTCGCCATCTACGGCACAAATCTGGATGAATTTTATATGATTCGTGTTGCAGGGCTTAAAAAACTGTTTGCAGCCGGCATAATTGTTTCAGGTGCTGACAGACTTACCCCACTGCAACAGCTTCGTGAAATCAGAAACTATCTGCATCAAGAACAGCAGGTCGTAGAACACTGCAGAAGCGAAATATTTAAAAAATTAGAGCCTCACGGCATCAGTGTAAAGACCTATGATGAAGTCAATAATCAGGACAAACACAAACTCAACCAGTATTTTAATGAAAATATCTACCCTGTAATTATTCCTATTGCCGTAGATGCAACACACCCATTTCCGCACCTAAACAATCTTAGTTTTGGACTTATCGTAAAACTGCGTGATATGGATAATGAGAATATAGAACGTTTTGGAATCATACGTGTTCCCCGTGTTTTAAACAGATTTGTAGAACTTGGAAACGGCACGTATGTGCCTATAGAGAGTGTTGTACAAAAACATGTCGAAGAACTTTTTCCAGGCTATGAACTTATGAAATATGCACCTTTTCGTGTCACAAGAAATGCGGATATTGCCATAGAAGAAGAAGAAGCAGATGATTTTATGGAAATTCTTGAAGAAGGTCTTAAACTTCGCCGTAAAGGTGAAATGGTTCGGCTGGAAGTCGGTTCTAATGCCGATGATGAGATTATTAACTTCTTTAACCGTCATGCCCATATATATAAAGATGACATATACAAATATCATACATTTCTCAACCTTTCCAGCCTTTGGCAAATAGTATCAAATAAAGATTTTGCACATCTTTTGGCTCCTGTATTTCAACCAAAGAATCTGCCGCCTTTTGAAAGTAATGAAGATATTTTTGCTATTTTAGAAAAGCAGGATGTCTTAATGTACCATCCGTATGAAAGTTTTGAGCCTGTTATAAATCTGATTCAACATGCTGCAAAAGACCCGGATGTTGTTTCTATAAAAATGACACTTTACCGTTCAGGTACAAAGTCACCTATAGTAAAAGCACTGATGGATGCAAGTGAATCAGGCAAGCAGGTAACAGTTATGGTTGAGCTTAAAGCTCGATTTGATGAAGAGAACAATCTTATCTGGGCAAAGGCACTGGAAAAATCAGGAGCACATGTAATTTACGGCATTCAAGGCTTTAAAGTTCACGCAAAAGCAGCTTTGGTCACAAGACGTAAAAACGGCAAACTCAAACAGTATGCACACTTAGGCACAGGAAATTACAACCCTTCTACTGCAAAAATATATACCGATATGAGCTATATGACCAGTAAAGACAATGTTACCAATGACTTGACACGCTTTTTTCACTTTTTAACAGGTTTTAGCAAGAAAGGGAAACTTAATGAGCTTTATATGGCCCCTTCACAAATTAAGCCAAAACTCCTTTCGCTTATTCACAATGAAACAAGACAGGGAGAAAATGGACAGATTATTGCAAAAATAAATTCACTTGTTGATGAAGATGTTATAAGAGCGCTTTATAAAGCCTCAATGGCAGGGGTTAAAATCGACTTAATCGTTCGTGGAATATGCTGTTTGAAACCGGGAATTAAAGGTGTCAGTGAAAACATTCGAGTTATCTCAATTTTAGGAAAATATTTAGAACATGCCAGAGCATTTTATTTTAAAAATGATGCTTCAGAAATTTATATTTCAAGTGCTGACTGGATGCCTCGAAATCTTGTACGCCGTATAGAACTTTTAACGGCCATAAAAGATGAAGATGCCAAAAAGAAAATTATACAAATATTAAAACTGCAGTGTTCGGATAATGCTCTTTCACATGAACTTCAAAGTGACGGGACCTACATAAAAGTCAAGCCCAAAGAGGGAGAAAAAGTTATAAATAACCATAAACTGCTTGAAGATTATGTGAACCGTATTGCAAAGGCGACAAGAAAAGAGACTTCTACTTATGTGCAGCAGCTTGTCAATCGTCTTTTTATTGAAAGTTAA